Proteins encoded within one genomic window of Marinobacter halotolerans:
- a CDS encoding SRPBCC family protein, giving the protein MASYTIDIDETFLLPCHQVFALFADHEQFGRLLGAPARRIRDSDQADPNGIGSVRKIGIGPLGVEETITGFEPEALIEYAITSISPLKNHYGRIRFQSPSENETRVHYTVYFEDAIPMTGALVRSALHQALRRGMRRVPKMVK; this is encoded by the coding sequence ATGGCCAGCTACACGATCGATATAGACGAAACCTTCCTGCTTCCCTGTCATCAGGTCTTTGCCCTTTTTGCCGATCACGAACAGTTTGGCAGATTGCTGGGCGCGCCGGCCCGGCGGATTCGGGACAGTGATCAGGCCGACCCCAACGGCATCGGTTCAGTTCGCAAAATCGGCATCGGCCCTCTTGGCGTGGAGGAAACCATTACCGGCTTCGAACCGGAAGCACTGATTGAATACGCCATTACCAGCATCAGCCCGCTGAAAAACCATTACGGGCGTATCCGTTTTCAGAGCCCGTCTGAAAACGAGACCCGTGTGCACTACACGGTGTATTTCGAAGATGCCATTCCCATGACCGGCGCACTGGTCCGGTCGGCGCTCCACCAGGCGCTTCGCCGGGGCATGCGTCGTGTGCCCAAGATGGTCAAATAA
- a CDS encoding zinc-binding dehydrogenase yields the protein MIPKTMHAMLLTGHGGVEKLQYSQTTPTPEPGPGEVLVRVTATAKNNTDRKAREGLYPTKDKGEVTSFQMGGSPTLTFPRIQGADVVGHVAAVGAGVDEARIGERGLLDFNLYADERRDINLTPDYYGHGADGGFAEYIAVPSDQFHHVDNSDLADAELAAMGMCSYQTALHMLTSARVKAGERILVTGASGGVGTALIQLCRIMGATPYALSQADKAEALLALGAEAVLDRSSMGSFTERAKKVTGGHPFDAVMDLAGGEMTNAFIDAMIFNMKDRADYPRLSIAGASAGNLSEIMWTRVYLYQVQIFGVSHGTREEAEQLIAWIRGGQLRPVLHAAFPLSKLHEAERYFVDRNSNYLGKIVIVPDAQWEEHGAPFALSASPEAN from the coding sequence ATGATACCCAAGACCATGCACGCCATGTTACTGACCGGCCACGGTGGTGTTGAAAAACTGCAGTATTCGCAGACCACGCCGACTCCGGAACCAGGACCGGGCGAGGTGCTGGTCCGGGTGACGGCCACCGCCAAAAACAACACTGACCGCAAGGCCCGGGAAGGGCTCTATCCCACCAAAGACAAGGGCGAGGTGACGTCCTTCCAGATGGGTGGTTCACCCACACTGACCTTTCCGCGTATCCAGGGTGCGGACGTCGTCGGCCATGTCGCGGCCGTGGGTGCCGGCGTTGATGAAGCTCGAATCGGCGAGCGTGGACTGCTGGATTTCAATCTATACGCCGACGAACGCCGGGACATCAACCTCACACCAGACTACTACGGGCACGGTGCTGATGGCGGTTTTGCCGAATACATCGCCGTGCCTTCTGATCAGTTTCATCACGTTGATAATTCCGACCTGGCGGACGCCGAACTGGCCGCCATGGGCATGTGCTCCTATCAGACTGCCCTGCATATGCTGACCTCTGCCCGGGTCAAGGCTGGCGAGCGCATTCTGGTGACCGGTGCCAGCGGCGGCGTGGGCACTGCGCTGATTCAGCTGTGCCGCATCATGGGCGCCACGCCCTATGCGTTGAGTCAGGCCGACAAAGCGGAGGCACTACTGGCACTGGGTGCGGAAGCGGTGCTGGACCGATCGAGCATGGGCAGCTTTACCGAGCGGGCCAAAAAAGTGACTGGCGGCCATCCGTTTGACGCAGTCATGGATCTGGCCGGCGGCGAAATGACCAACGCGTTCATCGACGCCATGATCTTCAATATGAAAGATCGCGCAGACTATCCCCGCCTCAGTATTGCCGGGGCCAGCGCGGGCAACCTCAGCGAAATCATGTGGACCCGTGTTTACCTTTATCAGGTGCAGATTTTCGGTGTGTCCCACGGTACCCGGGAAGAAGCAGAACAGCTGATCGCATGGATTCGCGGCGGGCAGCTCAGGCCGGTATTGCATGCGGCTTTCCCGCTGTCGAAGTTGCACGAGGCCGAGCGCTACTTTGTTGACCGTAACAGCAACTACCTGGGCAAGATCGTGATTGTTCCGGACGCCCAGTGGGAAGAGCATGGTGCTCCGTTTGCGTTGTCAGCCAGCCCGGAGGCAAATTGA
- a CDS encoding proline racemase family protein yields MKPELTLQLMDTHAGGDVSRIVTGGICELPGSTVRAQMEYLRDEADGLRRLLLEEPYGLPEMSVDLLVPATDPEAVAGYIIMEVMGYPIYSGSNTICTATAVLEAGIVPKREGWQSFVLEAPAGLVNIDALVRDNVVEAVTCGGLPSYIDTYQATIHVPSVGDVTYSVAYSGGFYALVDATSLGFSLTLEEERRLSDCAYHIVEAIKAERGFSHYTLGDVGPLPFLHFMGPVEQLSDHSYRSRSATYVHPGVICRSTTGTGTSARLALMHYEGLINPGDRLETVSLRKTKFIGEFTGVRQEGAHQVVENNITGKSYVLSRGDIIVNCDDPMVECGGLTHILTDEIRAKAEAAPDST; encoded by the coding sequence ATGAAACCTGAATTGACGCTGCAGTTGATGGATACCCACGCCGGCGGGGATGTAAGCCGTATCGTGACCGGTGGCATATGCGAGCTTCCGGGATCGACCGTGCGGGCCCAGATGGAATATCTGCGGGATGAGGCCGACGGTCTGCGCAGGTTGTTGCTGGAAGAACCCTATGGTCTGCCGGAAATGTCCGTTGACCTGCTGGTGCCGGCAACTGACCCGGAAGCCGTAGCCGGATACATCATCATGGAAGTGATGGGGTATCCGATATATTCCGGCTCGAACACTATTTGCACGGCTACTGCCGTGCTGGAAGCGGGTATTGTGCCCAAGCGTGAAGGTTGGCAGAGCTTCGTGCTGGAGGCTCCCGCAGGTCTCGTCAATATTGATGCATTGGTGCGCGATAATGTGGTGGAAGCCGTCACCTGCGGCGGGCTACCCAGCTATATCGATACCTATCAGGCCACTATTCATGTTCCGTCTGTGGGTGATGTGACCTACAGCGTGGCCTACAGTGGTGGTTTCTACGCGCTGGTGGATGCAACCAGCCTGGGATTCTCGCTGACGCTGGAGGAAGAGCGCAGGCTCAGCGACTGCGCCTATCATATTGTTGAAGCCATAAAGGCTGAGCGCGGTTTTTCCCATTACACGCTGGGCGATGTCGGGCCGTTGCCATTTCTTCATTTTATGGGGCCTGTTGAGCAGTTGTCCGATCACTCCTACCGCTCCCGGTCTGCGACCTACGTTCACCCGGGAGTGATCTGCCGCAGCACAACGGGCACGGGCACGTCCGCAAGACTTGCCCTGATGCACTACGAGGGCCTGATCAACCCCGGTGATCGCCTGGAAACGGTTTCTCTACGAAAAACCAAATTCATCGGCGAGTTCACCGGGGTGCGTCAGGAAGGCGCCCATCAGGTGGTGGAAAACAACATCACCGGCAAAAGCTATGTGCTGAGCCGCGGCGACATCATCGTCAACTGCGATGACCCGATGGTGGAATGTGGCGGACTGACACACATCCTAACCGACGAGATCCGAGCCAAAGCCGAGGCTGCTCCCGACTCGACCTGA
- a CDS encoding ACT domain-containing protein encodes MKPQCQSDSRPGQSPASHTLNCRMDSEAAALERLCQVIRIRGFRIARMAVESVGDQLDIELTLEGTRPIGMLQSQLEKLHTVASVALPGGSGRVGSSLGFGSDLVG; translated from the coding sequence ATGAAGCCCCAATGCCAATCGGACAGCCGGCCCGGGCAGTCCCCGGCCAGCCACACCCTCAACTGCCGCATGGACTCGGAAGCAGCGGCACTGGAGCGGCTCTGCCAGGTGATTCGTATCCGCGGCTTTCGCATTGCCCGCATGGCGGTCGAAAGCGTCGGCGACCAACTCGATATCGAGCTGACGCTGGAGGGCACGCGACCCATCGGCATGCTGCAATCCCAACTCGAAAAACTGCACACCGTGGCCAGCGTCGCCTTGCCCGGAGGTTCAGGTCGAGTCGGGAGCAGCCTCGGCTTTGGCTCGGATCTCGTCGGTTAG